The following proteins come from a genomic window of Lachnoclostridium phytofermentans ISDg:
- a CDS encoding helix-turn-helix domain-containing protein → MKTTIEKANYKDNMPIKEVVNECGYKNEAHFMRQFKSIVGVTPSEYRKNSFSKGNK, encoded by the coding sequence ATAAAGACAACTATAGAAAAGGCAAACTATAAAGACAACATGCCAATTAAAGAAGTTGTAAATGAATGCGGTTATAAAAATGAGGCACATTTTATGAGGCAGTTTAAAAGTATAGTTGGAGTTACACCTTCGGAATATAGGAAAAATAGTTTTTCTAAAGGAAATAAATAG